The DNA segment CATGATGAGCGACTTCTGCGGTTTGACGGGCTCTTCGGCCAGCTCCGCCCGGTCGAGCAACCGGACGTTGCCGATCTTCCCTTCCTTCACCAGGCGCATCTGCAGCATGTTGTTCTGCATCGACTGGTAGAGCGCGCTGTTCACGTTGACGTCGCGTTCCAGGCGCAAGGCATCGCGCTGGATGTTGGGCATGCTGGCGATGCGTGCATTGAGCGCCTTGAGCTCGCTCTGGACCGCGCCGATCTGACGATCCAGCATCAGGGTCCGCGGGCTCTGGTCGGTGAAGTTGACTTCCGTGGCCCGGCGCTGCTGCTGCAGATCGAGCAGGCCGCCTTGCAGCGCCGCCGTCCGGGCGAGCCACACCTTCGCCTCTTCCTGGTAGGCGACGCTGCCGTTCTGGTTCCTGAACTTGGCGAAGGCGTCCTCGGATGCCTGCAATTGCCGCTCGAACACCGGCAATTGCGCATCGAGGAACGCCAATGTCTTCTCGGCTTCGGCGGACTTGCGCGCCATGTTCTGCGTGACGTACTGACGACCGATGGCATTGAGCGACCACGTCAGGCGTTGCGGATCGGTGTCGTCGAGGACCACCGAGATGACGTTCGACTGCTTTCCCTGTTCGGTCAATTGCAGCCTGGACTGCAATTGCTCGATGGCACGCATGCGGGAAGCGACGGAGACGGTGAAGGCCGCGCCCGCCAGGCCATCGAGTCGCGTCATCACGATCTCGAATTCGCCGTCGGGCGTCGATTGCTTCAACGGCACGCCGACCTGGCCCTCGAGCGGGGTCGCGAGCAGCTTGTGGCGCACCAGGTAGCGGCCGTCGCCCCGCGCCAGCACGGTGAACGGACTGCTGTTCTCGAATGCCGCGGGCACCTGGAACCGCGCGACCTCGATGCGCTCGGTGCCGTGGACGTGATTCCCGAAACCCATGACACCGGGCTGCGACAGCGTCGTCGACATCCCGGCGAGCCAGGCGCCCACCACGGGCAGGTAGCGCGGGCGAGCGCTGATCCGCAATCCCACTTCGTCGACCGCCGCGCCCAGGACGAGCCGGGAGCCGAGCACCTGGATCTCGCCGGTGGCGGGTGTCTTGATGTCGAAGAGACCGGACGTCTCGTTGAGGAAGGTCTTGCTGTCGGGCGCGGACTCCTCGACCTGGATCAGCAGATTGCCCCGATAGACCGGCACGGCCAGTGTGACATAGAGCAGTCCGGCGACCAGCGCGAGCGCGACGATCGCGAGGATCGACCACTTGTGGTCGATGAGGATGTCCTTGTAATCCGACAGTCGCGGAACATTCTCCGATTCGACCACCAGGACGTCGGATTCATTGCGATGGGTCTGACGGATCACTGGATTCATGCGACAAGTTGAGTATCAGGAACCGACGCGGAAGGCCGGCGTTCGAGCGTAGATCATCGCGTGCATCTGTGGGCGATGACTTTGCCGCTGCCGTGTGATCGGACGATTCAAACATGGGAGACGGCATAGCAATTAAGAAGTTTCTGCCGGAAGGCCGAAGACTCGAATCGCGCGCGCGCGCTCGCCCTCGCATTCCGCCCGATGCGATGCCTGAGCGTGGCATCGTCGATCAACTGCGCGATGGTCCGGACCATCTCTTCCTCGGACGCGCAAAGGAACCCCGTCTTCCCGTGCTCGACGACGTAGCGATGCTGGGGACAATCCAGCACGACGCTCGGCAACCCGGCGGCGAGCGCCTGGATCAGCGGCAACGGATACCCCTGGGTCTTTCGGGGGACCACGTAGATCCAGCCCCTCGACAGCTTGTCCGCATGGACCAGGCGATCGCCGACCTCCGTGATCCGGACACCGGCCGCCTGGAAGCACTCCGTCATCGCGGCCGATGCGTCACCCAGCCATTCGAAGCCGATCCTCAGCTCCTCCGCGCTCAGCAGCACGGCGATCTGCGCGAGGTTGTCGGCAGTTCGTCGGTCGGCATCGCCGCCACCGCTGAGGACGGTCGGACTCGCCGACTCATTGCGCGGACCATTGAGGAAGGCCTCGTCCACCGGACTGCCCACCAGGTAGGTCGAGCCCCATGGCTCGGGCGGAAACGTCGCGTTGGCGGCCGCCTTCATGGGAAGCATGAGCGAGCGTGCGGCGTTGGCGCGCCGCCCATGACTCAATGGGAGGGTCGTGATTGAGCAGGAGTCGAGCGCGGAATAGACGACCTTCGATCTTGCGCCCGAATTCCTCAGGGCGAGCAGACCGATCACGTAAGAAGTGATGCCATGCAGGTGCAATGTGGAGGGCGGGCGTTCTGCGATCTCTCGGCAGCAGGCACGGTAGAAATTCCAGAATTTGAAATTCGCCTTACCATTTTTTACAAGCACCAGCGCGGCGTGCTCACGCAATGACTGAATGCCGTTCGAGCCGCTTCGATCGTCGATCGCCACGATCGTCTGGCGATGTCCGCTGCCCGACAGTTCGCAGGTCGCAGCCGCGAGGAAACTGCGCACCTTGTCGGTGGAATTGAATACCAGGTGCAATGTTCTGGACGAGGCGCCCGAATGGGAAGGCATTGAGGCCATGGGTGGCCGGACTCAGCGAGCGCCTTCTCTGAGCAATACCACCTTCACGGTCTTGAAAAGAATCGCGACATCGGAAAAGAAGGAATGGCTCTCGACGTACAGACGATCCAGCGCCACACGCTCCTCGTAGGTGGTGTTGTTGCGTCCGCTCACCTGCCAGAGCCCCGTCATGCCCGGCTTGACGCTGACGTAGTGCCAGCGGCTGGTCCCGTATTTCGACAGTTCGGCCACCGTGACCGGACGCGGACCCACCAGGTTCATTTCGCCGCGCAGGACGTTCATGAGCTGCGGCAGTTCGTCCAGGCTCGTCTTCCGAATGAAATGGCCCACGCCGGTGATGCGCGGATCGTTGACGAGCTTGCGGTCCCTTTGCCATTCGAGCCGCGCCTTGGGGTCGTTCTCGAGCAATTCGGCCAAGACCCGATCGGAATCCTGGCGCATGGAACGGAATTTCATGCACTTGAAAAGCCGACCGTCCTTACCGACCCGGTAATGGGCAAAGATGAAAGGTCCGCCATCCACGCGCCAGACGAGAAACGCGATGATCAGGAAGGTCGGCGCCAATGGCACCAGGAGGAGCAAGGCCAGAAACTGATTCAAATGAAGTTCGAAAGCGGCCTTCAATGCCGTCGAACCGGTGTCAATGCGTTTTTTCGTACGAGTTCGCTCGGAAATAAACTCAGCGACGTTGGCCATAAATGATTTAAGAAATTTGAAATCGATGGATAAGAATAAGACTTGCACCAGAAACCAGTGAAGTCCTACGTTGTCCAGAAGCACCAGTCGTGCTCAGTTGTCACAAGGTATATGAGTTGGATGAAATTATCGTCATTTGCGGTAGTTATAAAGTTTTAATTCTTACAAAATTTTACTATTTACCCGGCACTTACTACTTATGCATTACTTCCAGGGTTTATGGAATTGCCGTCACTAATTTGAGGCATTTTTAAATCCCTGCCTCGGCAAGTTTTCGCAATGACGACAGGCTTGCTCAATTCGCGAAGTCCAGTCTCCGAGCCGCTCGACCACGGCGTTGCCGATGCCCGGCCCGATCGGATGGACGGAAATGCGCCTGCAATCGAGAACGACACGAGGCCTCGATTCGCTAGACCAATGAAGCACCGAATGGCGCGGCTCGCACACCGCGCTTCATGTGCGAGCACTCGTGCGATGTCGGGATGCAGTGGCCACCGGTCACCGCCGTGGCACGCGCCACTTCGGAAAGGTGCGGGGCTGGAAACTCGCGGAAACGCCAGCCATCACCCCCCACGCATTGCGCCGGCCGTGCGGGCCCGTGCGCAGCATCCGGGTGATTGCGTTCCTCGTTTCGGGCATTCCCGTCCAAGCTTGCCCGAGTGCATCGCGCCACGGCACTGCCGGCGTGCACTGAGGTCGGCGAGGCGGCAGCATGTGGGGCATCGCACGAAAGTGGTGCGAACGCACTCGCCGCTCATTGCGATGGCGGTGCCTGTCAGCGGTCCAGCAGGTGGACGTCGAAGGTCTCGTCGGTGCAGCACACGGGCCCGAAGCTCGCCAGGCGCCGGGTCGCCGAGAGGAAGTCGGCCACCTGCGCGGGCGTGGTGGAGAACGTCCAGTTGTAGCCCTCGGTCACCGTCGCCGCGGGCGCGGGCGCGGCCGCGTCCAGGCGGTGCGCGAGCAGGATGATCACCGGGCGCTGCGTCTCGGCGCGCAGGCGCCGCGCGTCGGCCAGCACCTCGTCCAGGCCGAGCGCCAGGCGGGCCTTGCGCGTGAACATGACGACGTTGCCGAAGCGCTGCTCGCGCAGCAGGTAGATGCGGTTGGGCAGGTAGTGGGCGACCGACTCCACCAGGTAATCGGGGTCGGCCACGATGATGGCGTCGCGCAGTTCGGGCCGGCTCGCGACGAGCCGCACGAGATCACGGCTGCGGCTTTCGGGCGCCTGGACGTTGGTCATCGCCGCAACGCGGGAGGCACCCAATGCGACCTGCAGGGCCAGCAGGAGACAGAAGCACGTGAAGCCCGCCCGACGTGCCACGAGCCGGGCACGCGACGGTTCCGACGCGGGTGCGGACGCATCCGCGATCCAGTAGAGGCTCACGAGGAAAACCAGCCAGAGCGCTTGATGGCGGTAGTCGCCCCCATAGATCAGCGAGAAGAACACCGAGAGTCCGAGCAATGCGACGCCACCGGCGATGGCCGCCGCCGGTCTCGCCGCCAGACCGAGGACGCTGCCCACGAGCAGCAGCGACATCGCCACGTGCACGGCCAGCACCTGCGGGGCGTGCAGCAGCGACATCGACTTCAACCCCGCTTCCCAGACTGGATAGCCGGAGAGCTTCGGAAAGCCCATGGAGGGCAGCATCAGGGCCTTGGCCAGTGCCGCCAGGCTCCAGCCGCTCGCGTCCACGCGGGCGGCGTCGTTGAAGGGCGGGTAGATGGTGGCCGCGCACACCACCACTCCCAGCACCGCCAGCGCGGCGTTGACCCAGAAGTTGCGCCACGCCCCCGCGCGCAGCCCCGCCCCGCGCCAGCGCAGGTCGAGCAGCCAGAACAGGCTCAGCGCCCCGGCCAGGATGGCCGAGTGCACGTTGCAGTTGGCCAGCAGCGCCAGCACCACCCCCAGCGCCACCCCCCGGTCGCGATGGCGCTCGTAGAGCGCGGCGAACGCGAACATCAGCAGCATGGCGATGCCGTAGTTGCGCGCCATCACCGAGTACTCGTAGAGCGCCGGGCGCCCCAGCATGAACACCCCCACCAGCACCGCGCCGAACGGCGAGCGCCGCACCAGCAGCACCATCGCCGCCACCGCCACCGTCACCGAGACCACCGGCAGCAGCGCCGTCGCCGGCACCACCGTGGCGCCCGCGCGCAGCAGCAGGTACCACAGCGCGGGGTGGCCCTCCCCGTGCAGCCCCCGCAGCATCCCCAGCACCCCCTCGCCCTGCAGCGCCAGCGACAGCGCGCGCACCTCGTCGCGCCACACCACGTGCCGCGTCAGCAGCGCCAGCACCAGCGACAGCCAGACGGCCAGCAGCAGGACCTGGGTGCGCGCGCGCAACCGCGCCCGATCCTGAACCGGCTTGAGGCGATCGGTCTTCATCGTCTTCGGTGGAACCCTCTGATGTCCATGTGGCCTTGGCTTTCGCAGGTGCGCCGACACAAGCAAGAATCGGACGATTCTCAGTCTATCGACAGTCGGGAAAGTCGCCAGCACGCAGAACCGGATTGCCACGCATCGATGACCGATGCTAGGAACATGCGCGGTTTCAGACTTTGACTGCGCGGCATGCATGCGCCCGTCGACCGTCGCGGTCCGCGACGACCGCCGCTCCTTCTGCGGATGTCGGGTCGACCCCGACCCCACGTGCGACGCACGCTCTGGATGTCCAGCGTCGCAGCCGCCTAGCCCGCGGCGGCTTCGGCCAACGCGCGCTGTCCGAGGATCGCGCCCATCAGCCCGGGAAACCGGGCGTCCAGTTCGGCACGCCGCAATTGGTTCATGTGCGTCGTGCCGGCGCATTCGGTCCGGATCAGCCCGGCCTCGCGCAGCACCCGGAAATGATGCGACACGGTCGACTTCGGCCGGCCGCCGTCCAGGTCGCTGCAGCGCGCACCGGACACATCGGCCAGGCGACGCACGATGTCCAGGCGCACCGGGTCGCTCAATGCGTAGAGCACCCGCTCGAGGATCAGCTCGTCGGCGGCGGGATGTTTCAGGGGACGCATGGTCCTGATCATAGACCTCGGGTTAGACTCAGTCGATAGTTCGATAACTATCGAACTTACGAAACACGTCTTTTTTTTCCATCACGTCCGAGGAAGTTCCATGTCCGCCTTGTTCCAACCCTTCACGCTCAAATCGGTCACGCTGCGAAACCGGATCGCCGTCCCGCCCATGTGTCAGTACTCGGCCGTCGATGGCCGGGTCGGCGAATGGCACCTGAGCCACTACGCCTCCCTGGCCCGCGGCGGCGCCGGTCTGGTCGTCGTCGAAGCCACCGCCGTCGCACCCGAAGGCCGCATCACGCCCGGCTGCGCGGGCATCTGGAGCGACGACCTCGCGCAGGCGTTCGTGCCGATCGTGCGGCAGATCAAGGCCGGCGGCGCCGTCCCCGGCATCCAGATCGCGCACGCAGGCCGCAAGGCGAGCGCCAATCGCCCCTGGGAAGGCGACGACCACATCGCCGAAAGCGATTCGCGCGGATGGCCCACGATCGCACCGTCAGCGATCGCCTATGGTCCCGGACTTGAGCGGCAGCCGCGCGCCATGACGCTCGACGACATCGACCGCGTGCGCCAGGACTTCGTCGATGCCGCGAAGCGGGCGCGAGACGTCGGCTTCGAATGGCTGGAACTGCATTTTGCGCACGGCTACCTGGCGCAGAGCTTCTTCGCCGCCGCATCGAACCAGCGCGACGACCGCTACGGTGGCAGCGCCGAGAACCGTGGCCGCTTCCTGCTCGAGACGCTTGCGGCGGTGCGCGAGGTCTGGCCCGACCACCTGCCGTTGACGGTGCGTTTCGGCGTGCTGGAATTCGACGGGCGCGACGAGCAGACCCTGATAGAGTCGATCGAATTGACGCGCGGGTTCAAGGCGGCCGGACTCGACATGCTGAGCGTCAGCATCGGCTTCTCGACGCCGACGGCCAAGATCCCGTGGGCGACCCCCGCGTTCCTGGGCCCGATCGCCGAGCGCGTGCGCCGCGAGGCCGACCTTCCCGTGTCGTCGGCGTGGGGCTTCGGCACCCCGGCCTTGGCCGAGCAGGCCGTGCGCGACGGGCAGCTCGACGTGGTCATGGTCGGCAAGGCGCATCTGGCCAACCCGCACTGGGCCTATGCGGCCGCCAGGGAACTGGGCGTCGAACGCGCTTCGTGGACGCTCCCGGCCCCGTACGCGCACTGGCTCGAGCGGTACTGAAGCTGCGCGGCGTGCGTCGCGGGTCGCGGGTCGTCGGACATCCGACGCGTTTCCGCGCCTCACCCGTGTCGTCACCCGATGCACACTCCGTGCTCCGGTCGACGTCCCACTCCGCGATCCGGCCGGGTCGGCAAGTCATCCGTTTTTTTTGTCCGACGGCATTGGCATCGCCCGGGCATTGAAATGGACGGCGCCGACATGGCGCGACAAATGACGCGCGGCATGGCCAATGCGGCAATTCCCGATCACGCCGTCCGACTCGACGAAAGCGTGGAACGGATCGGTCGAAACCGTCGGTGGTGCTTGGGACGCAAAGTCCGCATCGCGCGATCGCATGGAGAAGCGATGTCGACGCCATCGTCTCGATGCCGGTAAGTGGGCACGCGCCGACACCGCGGTGCGCCGGCCATCGGCCGCACTGGATGGGCGCGCTGCCATCGGCAGGCCATGGAATGCAAGCCCTGGAATTCGCGCGACTCCCCCGATCGTCTCCATAGGAAAACTTACGTTCGAGAAACAAATCGCCGTCAAATTCCGGGGGCGCATCTTTTCTAATTCCTTATCGCCATCGGCGCATGCCAATTCGTTCCGCACGACGGAAAGTCCGATCAATGGATGCAACGCTAAACCGCATAGACTCGGCGCTCCGCTCAACTCAAACTCAGGTGATCATGACGAAGACCTACGCCCAACTTACCCGCGAGATCCAGGCCCTGCAGGCGCAAGCCGACAAACTCCATCAATCGGAGAAGAAGGACGTGATTGCCAGACTCAACGAGTCGATCGCGCAATTCGGGTTGAGTGCGCAGGACCTTCGTTTTCCGGGCACCTCGGCGGCGTCATCGTCTTCCGTCGCGTCGTCGGCATCGACGCGTTCGCGTGCCTCGTCGCGTTCGGCGGCCTCGGCCAACGAGGTCAAGTACAGCGACGGTCCGGGACGCGTCTGGGGTGGTCGGGGTCCGCGCCCCGCCTGGTTGCGTGAGGCGATCGCCCAGGGCCGCAGCCTGGAGAGCTTCGCCGTGGGCGCCGGCAAGTCCGCGCGCCGCGCCGTCGGTGCGAGCGCCCCGGCCAAGGTGTCGCTGCCGCCGCGCTACGGCCACCCCAAGACCGGCCAGACCTGGAGCGGACGGGGCCCGAAGCCCACCTGGCTCAAGCAGGGCCTGAAGAAACGCGGCGCGTCGATCGACGACTTCCTGCTCTCCGCGACCGCGTCGCCGCAGGCCCAGGCACCGTCCGATGCGTCACGCAAGCCCGCGCCGGTCCAAAAGGCAACGGCACCGCGTGCGGGCGCCGCCAACGCCAGCACCACGAAAGCGCCCACGGCCGGCACCGGCGGCAAGGCACCCTCGCCGAAGCCGAGGGCTGAACAAATCGGCGGGAGCGCCCAGGCCACGCCCGCCGCCGCCAGCAAGACCCGCGTCGCCGCGCCGGCGAACAAGTCGGTCGCCGCCCCGTCCCCGGCCAAGCCCCGCAAAGCGCCGGGCCAGGTGGCGTCCAACACGCCCGCCGGCGCCACCGCGACCCCCCGTGACGGCGAGAAGCCGACCCCTGCGAGCCCGGCCGGATCGGTGAAGAAACCCGCTTCCGCGAAGCGTGCCGCGGCCGCCGCGCCCACCTCGGCCGTCAAGCGCGCCCCGGCGCCAGCGAAGAAGGCCGCGCCGGCCCGGAAGAACCTTCCCGCGTCCATGGCGCCAACCACCGAACCGGCGCCTGCGTCCGCGAACGTGAACGGACAGACCTCGCCCGCGCCCGCGCCCACGATCCCGTCGGGCGAGGCCGAGGACCGGGCAACGACCGCGGGTCACTGAGCGCGCACGCGACTCGGTCCCGTGGCGAGGACGACACCTCGTCTTCGCGCGGCCCTTGCAACGCCGATCCGTCGTCGCCTCAAGATGCCGCGAGCTTGTCCTGCGTTCGGGTGTCGAAGTCGGTGGCGTCGTGGCGCTCGTGGAGCTGGCCCGAAGGCTCGCCCCCCGTGCGGTTGACCATGCGACCACGCTGGACGGCCGGACGCGCCGCGATCCGGTCCGTCCAGCGCTGCACGTTGGCATAGGCCTCGACCTGGAGGAACTCGCCCGCCCCGTAGAGCTGTCCCTTGGCGAGGGCGCCGTACCAGGGCCAGACGGCCATGTCGGCGATCGTGTAGTCGTCGCCCGCGAGAAAGGCGCTTTCGGCCAGGCGCCGGTCGAGCACATCGAGCTGTCGCTTGACCTCCATGGCGTACCGGTCGATCGCGTACTCGATCTTCGACGGCGCATAGGCGTAGAAATGGCCGAAGCCGCCGCCCAGGAAAGGCGCACTGCCCATCTGCCAGAACAGCCACGACAGGCACTCGGCGCGTCCGGCACCATGCGCTGGCAGGAACGCGCCGAACTTCTCGGCCAGGTACAGCAGGATCGCGCCGGATTCGAACACCCGCACCGGCGTCGGGCCGCCATGGTCCACCAGCACCGGGATCTTGGAATTCGGGTTGGCCGCGACGAAGCCGCTGCCGAACTGGTCGCCGTCGTTGATCCGGATCAGCCAGGCGTCGTACTCCGCCGCGCCATGGCCGAGCGCCAGGAGTTCCTCCAGCATCACCGTCACCTTGACGCCGTTGGGCGTGGCCAGCGAGTACAGCTGCAGGGGATGGCGGCCGACCGGCAGGTCCTTGTCGTGCGTCGCGCCCGCCGTCGGGCGGTTGATGCTCGCGAAGCGGCCGCCGGTGGCGGGCTTCCAGGTCCAGACGTTCGGCGGGGTGTAGGCAGGCAAATCGTTCATCGATCGGTTTCCTCGGCAGCGACGCGTGCGACACCGGCGCCGTCGCGGCGCATCCGCATCGGGCCTGTCGCATCGAAAGGTTCCAGGCTAACAGTTGCGGCACCGTGGAGAAAGGCGCTGGCGGCGCCCGCTCGCCCCCCACACCGCCCGGTCGGGAACCGACGTCACCCTTCGCCGCGCAAAACCGGCGCCGTCGCGGCGGCCAGGGCCGGCGCGCGTTCGCGCGGTGCTTCGGCGACGGGACCGGTGCGCTCCGGGGACGGGCTGTACGGGGTGCGGCCGCATCCGGATTGGCCGTGCCTGCCGCGCCTGCGCTCGTCGCATGACCGCACGCAGCCCCGCGACCGGGCCGGGTCCGGGCAACGCCCTCACGCGGCCTGCAGCGCCCGGGTGCGCACGACCTTGCGCACTACCCAGTCGCGGGTGAGGGTGTCGAACGCATGGAAGTGCGCCGACGCCAGGTGCGCCGAGATGGCCGCGGAGTCGTCGTAGAGCTCGTACAGGAAGAATGCACCCGCGTCGCCGGGGTCGCGGCAGACGTCGAAGCGCCTGCAGCCGGGCTCCTCGCGCAGCGACGTGCGGGCGTTGAGCGCGATGGCGTCGGCGAAGGCTTCCGCGTGGTCGGGATGGACCTGGAAGTCCACCAGCAGGGCTTGGGTCATGTCGAAGGTCCTCGCGTCCGGGCGGATGCGCCCGGCAGGGTGTGCCACATCGGCGAAACGCCCGATCTTGCCCCGGATGCGGACACCCCGGCGCGGTGCACGGGCTCCGGCTCGCGGGAACGGCCTCCTGGGCGGGACCCGGACGACGCGCGGCGCGACGTCCCGGAGGTCGCGCGGCTCAGGGTGCCAGGTGCGACAGCACCAGCCCACGCAGGACCGGCAAGCGGCCGGTGAAGAAGTGATCGGCGCCCGGCACCACGACCACGGGCTGGCCATGAGGCCGCGCCCAGTCCAGCACGGCGGCGAGGGCCACGCGCTCGTCGCGCTCGCCATGCACCACCAGCGCGTCGGCGAGGCCCTGCGGCGGCGCGAACGCACGCCCGTCGCCAACGGGACCCGAGGGCATGCCGGCGAGGCAGACCCGCCACGCCGGCACGCCCTGGTCCTCCAGCGCGCGGGCCACGCGGGCCTGCACGAAG comes from the Comamonadaceae bacterium OTU4NAUVB1 genome and includes:
- a CDS encoding NADH:flavin oxidoreductase/NADH oxidase; translated protein: MSALFQPFTLKSVTLRNRIAVPPMCQYSAVDGRVGEWHLSHYASLARGGAGLVVVEATAVAPEGRITPGCAGIWSDDLAQAFVPIVRQIKAGGAVPGIQIAHAGRKASANRPWEGDDHIAESDSRGWPTIAPSAIAYGPGLERQPRAMTLDDIDRVRQDFVDAAKRARDVGFEWLELHFAHGYLAQSFFAAASNQRDDRYGGSAENRGRFLLETLAAVREVWPDHLPLTVRFGVLEFDGRDEQTLIESIELTRGFKAAGLDMLSVSIGFSTPTAKIPWATPAFLGPIAERVRREADLPVSSAWGFGTPALAEQAVRDGQLDVVMVGKAHLANPHWAYAAARELGVERASWTLPAPYAHWLERY
- a CDS encoding antibiotic biosynthesis monooxygenase, whose product is MTQALLVDFQVHPDHAEAFADAIALNARTSLREEPGCRRFDVCRDPGDAGAFFLYELYDDSAAISAHLASAHFHAFDTLTRDWVVRKVVRTRALQAA
- a CDS encoding polysaccharide biosynthesis tyrosine autokinase codes for the protein MNPVIRQTHRNESDVLVVESENVPRLSDYKDILIDHKWSILAIVALALVAGLLYVTLAVPVYRGNLLIQVEESAPDSKTFLNETSGLFDIKTPATGEIQVLGSRLVLGAAVDEVGLRISARPRYLPVVGAWLAGMSTTLSQPGVMGFGNHVHGTERIEVARFQVPAAFENSSPFTVLARGDGRYLVRHKLLATPLEGQVGVPLKQSTPDGEFEIVMTRLDGLAGAAFTVSVASRMRAIEQLQSRLQLTEQGKQSNVISVVLDDTDPQRLTWSLNAIGRQYVTQNMARKSAEAEKTLAFLDAQLPVFERQLQASEDAFAKFRNQNGSVAYQEEAKVWLARTAALQGGLLDLQQQRRATEVNFTDQSPRTLMLDRQIGAVQSELKALNARIASMPNIQRDALRLERDVNVNSALYQSMQNNMLQMRLVKEGKIGNVRLLDRAELAEEPVKPQKSLIMALALTLGLLTGPGWAILRTRNKPGVRNPDEIESSTGLSVYAVLPHAPQQKLLEQGGAGAASGSPLLADVYPHSEPIEALRSLRVMLRALQEQAVNNRILITGATPGVGKSFVAGNLAAVLAQSGRRVLLVNADLRRGRKNFEFGLENAPGLSELLSGQVRDADVIRAGVRPNLDLLPTGRLPDFPTDMLETDGFRRTLDRLSANYDVVLIDAAPVLVAADAMTVALSCDVVLLVARAEHSQLAELNESVRRLNQVGSAVEGVVFNGMNLDKRYNSRYCYRHRSYRYVPTPSDAPRIAQGQ
- a CDS encoding helix-turn-helix domain-containing protein, which codes for MRPLKHPAADELILERVLYALSDPVRLDIVRRLADVSGARCSDLDGGRPKSTVSHHFRVLREAGLIRTECAGTTHMNQLRRAELDARFPGLMGAILGQRALAEAAAG
- a CDS encoding sugar transferase; amino-acid sequence: MLLDNVGLHWFLVQVLFLSIDFKFLKSFMANVAEFISERTRTKKRIDTGSTALKAAFELHLNQFLALLLLVPLAPTFLIIAFLVWRVDGGPFIFAHYRVGKDGRLFKCMKFRSMRQDSDRVLAELLENDPKARLEWQRDRKLVNDPRITGVGHFIRKTSLDELPQLMNVLRGEMNLVGPRPVTVAELSKYGTSRWHYVSVKPGMTGLWQVSGRNNTTYEERVALDRLYVESHSFFSDVAILFKTVKVVLLREGAR
- the yghU gene encoding glutathione-dependent disulfide-bond oxidoreductase, with the protein product MNDLPAYTPPNVWTWKPATGGRFASINRPTAGATHDKDLPVGRHPLQLYSLATPNGVKVTVMLEELLALGHGAAEYDAWLIRINDGDQFGSGFVAANPNSKIPVLVDHGGPTPVRVFESGAILLYLAEKFGAFLPAHGAGRAECLSWLFWQMGSAPFLGGGFGHFYAYAPSKIEYAIDRYAMEVKRQLDVLDRRLAESAFLAGDDYTIADMAVWPWYGALAKGQLYGAGEFLQVEAYANVQRWTDRIAARPAVQRGRMVNRTGGEPSGQLHERHDATDFDTRTQDKLAAS
- a CDS encoding glycosyltransferase — encoded protein: MPSHSGASSRTLHLVFNSTDKVRSFLAAATCELSGSGHRQTIVAIDDRSGSNGIQSLREHAALVLVKNGKANFKFWNFYRACCREIAERPPSTLHLHGITSYVIGLLALRNSGARSKVVYSALDSCSITTLPLSHGRRANAARSLMLPMKAAANATFPPEPWGSTYLVGSPVDEAFLNGPRNESASPTVLSGGGDADRRTADNLAQIAVLLSAEELRIGFEWLGDASAAMTECFQAAGVRITEVGDRLVHADKLSRGWIYVVPRKTQGYPLPLIQALAAGLPSVVLDCPQHRYVVEHGKTGFLCASEEEMVRTIAQLIDDATLRHRIGRNARASARARFESSAFRQKLLNCYAVSHV